Proteins co-encoded in one Streptococcus parauberis NCFD 2020 genomic window:
- the lpdA gene encoding dihydrolipoyl dehydrogenase, whose protein sequence is MAFEIIMPKLGVDMQEGEIIEWKKQEGDTVNEGDILLEIMSDKTNMEIEAEDAGVLLKIVRKDGETVPVTEVIGYIGAEGESVDEVSSSASSDAKATENLESAGLEVPKAKADDAAPAKADKAPLADNEYDIVVVGGGPAGYYGAIRAAQLGGKVAIIEKSEFGGTCLNVGCIPTKTYLKNAEILDGIKIAAGRGINLASTNYTIDMDKTVDFKNSVVKTLTGGVKGLLKSNKVTLFNGLGQVNPDKTVTIGSETIKGRSIILATGSKVSRINIPGIDSKLVLTSDDILDLREMPKSLAVMGGGVVGIELGLVWASYGVDVTVVEMADRIIPAMDKDVSLELQKILAKKGMKIKTSVGVSEIVEENNQLTLKLNNGEEIVAEKALLSIGRVPQMNGLENLNLDMERNRIKVNEYQETSIPGIYAPGDVNGTKMLAHAAFRMGEVAAENAMRGNTRKVNLEYTPAAVYTHPEVAMVGLTEEDARAKYGDVLVGRNSFTGNGRAIASNEAQGFVKVIADAKFHEILGVHIVGPAAAEMINEAATIMESELTVDELLLSIHGHPTFSEVMYEAFADVLGEAIHNPPKRK, encoded by the coding sequence ATGGCTTTTGAAATTATTATGCCTAAACTTGGTGTTGATATGCAAGAAGGTGAAATCATCGAGTGGAAAAAACAAGAAGGCGATACTGTAAATGAAGGTGATATCCTTCTTGAAATCATGTCAGATAAAACTAACATGGAAATTGAAGCAGAAGACGCTGGTGTCCTCTTAAAAATCGTTCGTAAAGACGGTGAAACAGTTCCTGTAACAGAAGTTATCGGATACATTGGAGCAGAGGGCGAATCTGTAGATGAAGTATCATCATCAGCATCATCTGATGCAAAAGCAACAGAAAACCTTGAATCAGCTGGTTTAGAAGTACCTAAAGCTAAAGCAGATGATGCAGCTCCAGCCAAAGCTGACAAAGCTCCACTTGCTGATAACGAATACGATATCGTTGTTGTTGGTGGCGGACCTGCTGGTTATTACGGTGCAATACGTGCTGCTCAATTGGGTGGAAAAGTTGCAATCATTGAAAAATCAGAATTCGGTGGAACTTGTTTAAACGTTGGATGTATCCCAACTAAAACATACCTTAAAAATGCTGAAATTCTTGATGGTATTAAGATTGCTGCAGGTCGTGGTATCAATTTAGCATCAACTAACTATACAATTGATATGGATAAAACAGTTGATTTCAAAAACTCAGTAGTTAAAACGTTAACTGGTGGTGTTAAAGGTCTATTGAAATCAAACAAAGTAACTTTATTTAATGGTCTTGGTCAAGTTAACCCTGACAAAACTGTTACAATTGGTTCAGAAACAATTAAAGGACGTTCTATCATCCTTGCAACTGGTTCTAAAGTTTCGCGTATCAATATCCCGGGAATTGATTCTAAACTTGTTTTAACTTCTGATGATATCCTTGACTTACGTGAAATGCCTAAATCACTTGCAGTTATGGGTGGTGGAGTTGTTGGTATTGAACTTGGTTTAGTATGGGCATCTTACGGTGTTGATGTAACTGTTGTTGAAATGGCAGACCGCATCATCCCAGCTATGGATAAAGATGTATCACTTGAATTACAAAAAATCTTAGCTAAAAAAGGTATGAAGATCAAAACTTCAGTTGGTGTTTCTGAAATCGTTGAAGAAAACAATCAATTAACATTGAAACTTAACAATGGTGAAGAAATTGTTGCTGAAAAAGCTCTTCTTTCTATCGGACGTGTTCCACAAATGAATGGTCTTGAAAATCTTAATCTTGATATGGAACGTAACCGTATAAAAGTTAATGAATACCAAGAAACTTCAATCCCTGGTATCTATGCACCAGGTGATGTTAACGGAACTAAAATGCTTGCTCATGCTGCATTCCGGATGGGTGAGGTTGCAGCAGAAAATGCAATGCGTGGAAACACTCGTAAAGTTAACCTAGAATATACTCCTGCAGCAGTTTATACTCACCCAGAAGTAGCAATGGTTGGTCTTACTGAAGAAGACGCACGTGCTAAATATGGTGATGTATTAGTTGGACGTAACAGCTTTACTGGTAATGGTCGTGCTATTGCTTCAAACGAAGCTCAAGGTTTCGTAAAAGTTATTGCTGATGCTAAATTCCATGAAATCCTTGGTGTTCACATCGTAGGACCTGCAGCTGCTGAAATGATTAACGAAGCTGCTACAATTATGGAATCTGAATTGACAGTAGATGAATTATTACTTTCAATCCATGGTCACCCAACATTCTCAGAAGTTATGTACGAGGCATTTGCTGATGTATTAGGCGAAGCAATCCATAACCCACCAAAAAGAAAATAA